The proteins below come from a single uncultured Carboxylicivirga sp. genomic window:
- a CDS encoding outer membrane lipoprotein carrier protein LolA, giving the protein MKTFYSFILLMAIAIGINAQEAEKAKEILDKVSAKTKAYPSIVADFSFKMENLQENIEEVYDGSIILKSNKYKVSLMDMETYYDGEVMYTFNVEADEVNITIPDPDDEETLNPATIFNIYQDGYKLKYVGDGVAEGREVHEIDLYPTNRDKPFSRIKLLIFKDDLTLFSFRQVGKDGNNYTVIVKNMNTSKQIDDKTFVFDTTAHPDVDVIDMR; this is encoded by the coding sequence ATGAAGACATTCTATTCATTCATACTATTAATGGCGATTGCCATAGGAATTAACGCACAAGAAGCCGAAAAAGCAAAAGAAATCCTTGATAAAGTTTCGGCAAAAACAAAAGCTTATCCATCTATTGTAGCCGACTTCTCGTTTAAAATGGAAAACCTTCAAGAGAACATTGAAGAGGTTTACGATGGTTCAATCATCTTAAAAAGTAATAAATACAAAGTATCTTTAATGGATATGGAAACTTATTACGATGGCGAGGTTATGTATACTTTTAATGTTGAAGCCGATGAAGTAAACATCACTATTCCCGATCCTGATGACGAAGAAACATTAAATCCAGCAACAATATTCAATATCTATCAGGATGGTTACAAGCTTAAGTATGTTGGAGATGGTGTTGCCGAAGGTAGAGAGGTTCATGAAATTGACTTGTACCCAACCAATAGAGATAAACCTTTTTCAAGAATCAAACTATTGATTTTTAAAGATGATTTAACACTTTTCTCGTTCCGTCAGGTTGGTAAAGATGGTAACAACTACACAGTAATTGTTAAAAACATGAATACCAGCAAGCAAATTGACGACAAAACATTTGTATTTGACACCACAGCTCATCCTGATGTGGATGTTATTGATATGAGATAA
- a CDS encoding permease, with protein METILTYIVDFFYSLFDLLKAMSPYLLLGFFFAGILKVWFPQSWIDRFMGKSNLGSVVNTAILGIPLPLCSCGVIPTGISFYRNGASKGSSVSFLISTPQTGVDSIMVTYSLLGLPFAIIRVVVALVTGVFGGVATNAIAKDDKVDASKSGESCESDKMGTKQGWKGIFRYGFYEFLMDIAKWLVIGILIAAVLAVIIPDDFFVNYLDNEPLSMLIILLASVPLYLCATASVPIAAVLMLKGLSPGAALVLLMAGPATNAATITIIQKVFGLKTLLSYLGSIILGAMIFGTLINTFLPREWFTLAEHAMHEGHRHELLPEWFQLLSAVLLIGLIANGYFQKYMKKQRLKKAAIKTEKLSKSIIFNNNTKTATETPVAPVFNTSFTMAKPTIKTTYIVEGMTCSHCKMSVEKNLGKLDGITSVEADPQANRVTVEATEQNDSMIESTIESLGYSYKGLA; from the coding sequence ATGGAAACAATACTGACCTATATAGTTGATTTTTTTTATTCTTTGTTTGACTTACTAAAAGCCATGTCGCCCTACCTTTTACTAGGTTTTTTCTTTGCTGGAATTCTCAAAGTTTGGTTTCCACAGAGTTGGATCGACAGATTCATGGGCAAAAGCAACCTTGGATCGGTAGTTAATACTGCAATCTTAGGTATTCCACTCCCACTTTGTTCGTGCGGCGTTATTCCAACAGGTATTTCATTTTATCGGAATGGAGCCTCAAAAGGATCAAGTGTCAGCTTTTTAATTTCAACTCCTCAAACCGGAGTTGACTCCATTATGGTTACCTATTCGTTATTAGGTTTACCATTTGCTATTATTCGGGTTGTGGTTGCTCTGGTAACCGGAGTTTTTGGAGGAGTTGCTACTAACGCAATTGCCAAAGATGATAAGGTAGATGCATCGAAGTCGGGCGAAAGTTGCGAATCGGATAAAATGGGCACCAAACAAGGATGGAAAGGTATTTTCCGATATGGCTTTTACGAATTCCTAATGGATATAGCCAAATGGTTAGTAATTGGTATATTGATCGCTGCTGTATTGGCCGTTATTATTCCTGATGATTTCTTTGTGAACTACCTCGATAACGAACCGCTAAGCATGTTAATCATTCTTCTAGCATCGGTGCCTTTGTATTTATGTGCAACAGCATCGGTACCCATTGCCGCTGTATTAATGCTTAAAGGATTATCTCCGGGTGCTGCTTTGGTATTATTGATGGCCGGACCCGCCACCAATGCCGCAACTATCACTATTATACAAAAGGTATTTGGTCTAAAAACGCTTCTCTCCTATTTAGGATCGATTATATTGGGTGCCATGATTTTCGGTACTTTAATCAATACTTTTTTACCTCGCGAATGGTTTACTTTAGCCGAACATGCCATGCACGAAGGTCATCGCCATGAGTTATTACCCGAATGGTTTCAGTTATTATCAGCTGTTCTATTAATTGGATTGATAGCAAATGGTTACTTTCAAAAGTATATGAAAAAACAACGCTTAAAGAAGGCGGCTATCAAAACAGAAAAACTATCGAAATCTATCATATTTAATAACAATACTAAAACAGCAACTGAAACACCTGTTGCTCCTGTGTTTAATACATCGTTTACCATGGCAAAACCAACCATTAAAACAACTTATATTGTTGAAGGAATGACTTGCAGTCATTGTAAAATGAGTGTGGAAAAGAATCTAGGTAAGCTAGATGGCATAACTTCAGTTGAGGCCGATCCACAAGCAAATCGTGTTACTGTAGAAGCTACCGAGCAGAATGATTCGATGATTGAATCTACAATTGAATCACTAGGATATTCGTATAAGGGATTGGCTTGA
- a CDS encoding thioredoxin-like domain-containing protein: MKKVIIAFIFSLIAFQLWSQQKPNVFIEGQILNYDGKSKVRYSISSVSGNLGNYIVKPDSLGRFVVSAYITNAEFFHFYETINHYYHMCRLLIEPDNRYSIVSEGQQEADWKSSLNVDVYTLESYNTDATSFYTYNKGLVEYNKIPNYIHGSLFHDEWNLNAPESLLDSMKSKIQNHLRVFDQLLEKGEISQQLYDISKMNIEYMYAERLATTIRSSFHMPQFQIKDSVIINQLNKVYPQIFELYPVKGKKMSNLFNMVEYTDIYLEFREDYHDGVYSSVKRKGDASFAPIYAKSGEVLSEEANKQYQAIKNMCNTAALAPNSLKLSKKYLDDNSDMKDSYAGKVLRKMLMPRAEEYELIALRPMPEECVIVSGDSINSIAEIIKMFEGSPMLIDCWGTWCMPCRNQFNYMDEVKTLMKTRGMKMVYIAYEYTEDKQMWESLMKEYNLVGYHIKANQLLKKDMQRLYNNQLSFPTFMIVDGDGNILEPKAPYASDGNKLYKKIDDLINNPYNTSN; this comes from the coding sequence ATGAAAAAAGTAATAATCGCATTTATATTTAGTCTTATAGCTTTTCAGTTATGGAGTCAACAAAAGCCTAATGTTTTTATCGAAGGCCAAATTTTAAATTATGATGGAAAGAGTAAAGTAAGATATTCTATTTCTTCAGTGTCGGGAAACTTGGGTAATTACATTGTTAAACCCGATAGTTTGGGACGATTTGTAGTGTCGGCTTATATTACAAATGCTGAGTTTTTTCATTTTTACGAAACTATTAATCATTACTACCATATGTGCAGGCTTCTTATTGAGCCCGATAATCGTTATTCTATTGTAAGTGAAGGACAGCAGGAAGCTGACTGGAAATCGTCATTAAATGTAGATGTTTACACTTTAGAATCGTATAACACGGATGCTACAAGTTTTTATACTTATAATAAGGGGTTGGTTGAATACAACAAGATACCTAACTATATTCATGGTTCTCTTTTTCATGATGAATGGAATTTAAACGCACCGGAATCATTACTGGATTCTATGAAATCTAAAATACAAAATCATTTACGGGTGTTTGATCAACTGTTAGAAAAAGGTGAGATATCTCAGCAGTTATATGATATTTCAAAAATGAATATCGAATATATGTATGCCGAAAGATTAGCAACCACCATAAGATCATCCTTTCATATGCCTCAATTTCAAATAAAAGATTCGGTGATAATTAACCAATTGAACAAAGTATATCCACAAATATTTGAATTGTATCCGGTTAAAGGGAAAAAGATGAGTAATCTTTTTAATATGGTTGAATATACCGATATATACCTTGAATTCAGGGAGGATTATCACGATGGAGTGTATTCCTCTGTGAAGAGGAAAGGAGATGCTTCATTTGCTCCAATTTATGCTAAATCTGGCGAAGTCTTATCTGAAGAGGCAAATAAACAATATCAAGCCATTAAAAATATGTGTAATACTGCGGCATTGGCTCCTAATTCGCTAAAGCTTTCAAAGAAATATCTTGATGATAATTCTGATATGAAGGATAGTTATGCGGGTAAAGTGCTACGGAAGATGCTTATGCCGCGCGCCGAAGAATATGAATTAATTGCACTTCGTCCAATGCCTGAAGAGTGTGTAATTGTTAGCGGAGACTCAATTAATTCAATTGCGGAAATAATTAAAATGTTTGAAGGAAGTCCAATGCTTATCGATTGTTGGGGTACATGGTGTATGCCTTGTCGTAATCAATTCAATTATATGGATGAAGTTAAGACTCTGATGAAAACTAGAGGAATGAAGATGGTTTATATTGCTTACGAATATACTGAGGATAAGCAGATGTGGGAGAGCTTAATGAAGGAATATAATTTGGTGGGTTATCATATTAAAGCCAATCAACTCTTAAAAAAAGACATGCAACGCTTATATAATAATCAATTATCGTTTCCAACCTTTATGATTGTGGATGGTGATGGAAATATATTAGAGCCAAAGGCGCCTTATGCAAGTGATGGAAATAAGTTGTACAAGAAGATCGATGACTTAATAAATAATCCTTATAATACTTCGAATTAA
- a CDS encoding right-handed parallel beta-helix repeat-containing protein — protein sequence MIKHLLLAVFIILPIVTNAKTITVTSSLDSGANSLREAISSAQAGDIIQFSDDVNIVPLSSELSLGDKTITIDGLKSNGDKVVIDGQSACRCFNIDVAENVDVLIQNLDVRNGFVTLEYGACIKVNNTNGTFNLENCLITGGNTSIGTYSFAIYSSGSAIAIEGTADNSIVFNCKIQDNHNPGSLAAVYANGAYFINCLITDNDSYSFGGIFVKNSTFINCTIANNISEDSVSGASNSCTYINSIVLGDEYSPYKGNTNNEYINCVGEHPLEHTTNYRQIAEYPFADMAGGDYSLANTQSGWYCIDGGDESLLPSDFTEDINGDVRIRYNTVDIGAIEFEYDVARTEPAILMVKSESSDPLVFSSFSNILAKSIDGDTIIIDSVLVSNIAISSDLMIGDKNLFIEGAGVSLVSDGSSRILNVLGVEDKKVTLHNLVFKDGNSTGNGGAINADLTEGELEVTGCVFVNNQSSGDGGAVATVGGSYINCSFIGNTALNGGGVNAAGAAVFTNCLMWNNANDNLRVVGDLCTVSNSALPGGFTNGNNNVDLTATPFVDEANANYYLNGLENGLACLDAGDNNSVPSYHTTDLLGNRAIKYHTTDIGAYESDFIRLTAEKLVVTSSSNSIDDAYSLPWCVYHAVDGDTITFDPTITEVLLDESLVIGKAIYINGALADGQKVQISGQDQYIVLKINTTEDQHVDLLNLHIRNGYSEVNGGGILTNNNTDVLIKNCIITDCKADVEGGGIYQKGKTIISECEFYRNYADLRGGAILCGGNANSYIENCVIRENKSRTVGGGIACFFSSSNIYNCLIEGNSGGRGGGLAIYYFQGQILNCSILNNVATRSFAFTAYGGGVYCLSMNGGKFYNCIISGNRHVTSTEDEPDEYAGTDSQGVTTLSNCAIRGGETNVFWGTSNYENIIDLSASPCKDETNEDFSLNPDSEDGQKCINAGSDGFVKGILSYDFEKKPRIIGESVDLGYIEYKGAGETQYFMVTNESADEMVEQSLPWCVKNAENNDVIEFANNVDKITLTSELTLGAGSLTIDGLKSNGDTIVLDGNTESRIFNVDIANASILNVTNLILQNGYTDEYGGAILANITDGSFAITNSTFKFNRSIAGGAIDADGNVTITNCRLYDNVAEGFYGEGGAVTAYDGVVINDCDIMNNSAINGGGIYAGNNTSWSNCRIYNNKASESGGGVYAYSESTIDNCIITNNEAKENGGGIFCNSSPIILQCQIGQNEAYNGGGVYYQFGGKLVNCNIVNNHAKSRAGGAFFFSSGDMYNSIVWGNTADDSKPQIYASGTSMNINNCAVEDGYTGNGAGSGDAIPRTLVSTPFFNDDDPLDFRLNTNEGGGAECIDKGDDSEITSIITSDINGNDRINRKVDIGVYEGAFSSVVFTTVGDGDISGDLEQVVKYLGDASEVEASANDGSTFKGWYNGSELFSSEVLLALKNITTNINLVAYFDSETGIGDSESDQSIKVYSTQATINVESSLVIDEVKVYSTSGNLVKVVTPHSTNCMIEMSEFTQGIYIVSVNSNAQINITKVYLRR from the coding sequence ATGATTAAACATTTACTTTTAGCAGTATTTATAATACTGCCTATTGTTACCAATGCTAAGACAATTACGGTAACAAGTAGCTTGGATAGTGGAGCTAATTCATTGCGCGAAGCAATTTCATCTGCTCAAGCTGGAGATATTATTCAATTTTCAGATGATGTTAATATTGTCCCATTAAGTTCCGAACTGTCTCTTGGTGATAAAACAATTACGATTGATGGTTTAAAATCCAATGGCGATAAGGTTGTTATTGATGGGCAAAGTGCCTGTCGATGTTTTAATATTGATGTTGCCGAGAATGTTGATGTATTAATTCAAAATCTTGATGTTAGAAATGGCTTTGTAACACTCGAATACGGTGCTTGTATTAAGGTAAATAATACTAACGGTACTTTTAATCTTGAGAATTGCCTGATAACAGGTGGAAATACCAGTATAGGGACATATTCATTTGCTATATATAGTAGTGGATCGGCTATAGCTATTGAAGGTACTGCTGATAACTCAATCGTGTTTAATTGTAAAATACAGGACAATCATAATCCAGGTAGCCTTGCAGCTGTGTATGCCAACGGAGCATATTTTATTAATTGCTTAATTACAGACAATGATTCGTATAGTTTCGGTGGTATCTTTGTGAAAAATAGTACATTTATTAATTGTACTATTGCTAATAATATCAGTGAAGATTCAGTGAGTGGTGCTAGTAATAGTTGTACATATATTAATTCGATTGTATTAGGCGATGAGTATTCTCCGTATAAAGGAAACACTAATAACGAATATATCAATTGTGTTGGTGAGCATCCATTGGAGCATACAACTAATTACAGACAGATAGCAGAATATCCATTTGCTGATATGGCTGGTGGTGATTATTCACTTGCTAATACTCAAAGCGGTTGGTATTGTATTGATGGAGGAGATGAAAGTTTATTACCTTCAGACTTTACGGAAGATATTAATGGTGATGTTCGTATCCGATACAACACTGTAGATATTGGAGCTATTGAGTTTGAGTATGACGTAGCAAGAACAGAACCAGCTATTCTAATGGTAAAATCAGAGAGTAGCGATCCTCTTGTATTTAGTTCATTTTCAAATATTTTAGCAAAAAGCATAGACGGTGATACTATAATTATTGACAGTGTATTAGTATCTAATATTGCAATTTCCAGTGATTTGATGATAGGAGATAAAAATCTTTTCATTGAAGGAGCAGGAGTAAGCCTTGTATCAGATGGATCATCACGTATTCTTAATGTACTAGGAGTTGAAGATAAAAAAGTTACTCTGCATAATCTGGTATTTAAAGATGGAAATTCAACGGGTAATGGGGGGGCTATCAATGCCGATCTTACAGAAGGTGAACTGGAAGTTACCGGATGTGTCTTTGTTAATAATCAGTCATCAGGCGATGGAGGTGCTGTTGCCACTGTTGGAGGAAGTTATATAAATTGCTCGTTTATTGGTAATACTGCGTTAAATGGTGGTGGGGTAAACGCTGCTGGAGCTGCTGTTTTTACCAATTGCTTAATGTGGAATAATGCAAACGATAACCTACGTGTGGTTGGTGATTTGTGCACTGTATCTAACTCAGCTTTACCCGGAGGATTTACAAATGGAAATAATAATGTTGATCTGACAGCAACCCCTTTTGTAGATGAGGCAAATGCAAATTATTATTTAAATGGACTGGAAAATGGTTTGGCATGTTTAGATGCAGGTGATAATAATAGTGTACCGAGCTATCATACAACAGATTTGTTGGGTAACAGGGCAATAAAATACCATACTACAGATATTGGAGCATATGAGTCAGATTTTATTCGCTTAACTGCCGAAAAATTAGTTGTTACCTCAAGCAGTAATAGCATTGATGATGCATACTCGTTGCCTTGGTGTGTATATCATGCTGTAGATGGTGATACCATTACTTTTGATCCAACAATTACAGAAGTGTTACTCGATGAAAGCCTGGTGATTGGCAAAGCCATATACATTAACGGGGCATTGGCTGATGGACAAAAGGTACAAATTAGTGGACAAGATCAATATATTGTGTTGAAAATCAATACAACAGAAGATCAACATGTAGATTTACTAAACCTTCATATCCGTAATGGATATAGTGAAGTTAATGGAGGTGGTATCTTAACAAATAATAACACAGATGTATTAATCAAGAACTGTATCATTACCGATTGTAAAGCCGATGTTGAAGGAGGAGGAATTTATCAAAAAGGGAAGACGATTATTTCAGAATGTGAATTCTACCGTAACTATGCCGATTTGAGAGGTGGAGCAATTCTTTGCGGAGGAAACGCTAACAGTTATATAGAAAATTGTGTTATTCGAGAAAACAAGTCTCGTACCGTAGGTGGAGGTATCGCCTGTTTTTTTTCTTCATCCAATATTTATAACTGTTTAATTGAGGGTAATAGTGGAGGCAGAGGAGGCGGTCTAGCCATTTATTATTTCCAGGGACAAATACTTAATTGTTCAATCCTCAATAATGTGGCAACACGAAGTTTTGCTTTTACTGCTTACGGTGGAGGAGTGTATTGTTTGAGTATGAATGGGGGGAAGTTTTATAATTGTATTATCAGTGGTAACCGACATGTTACTTCAACCGAGGATGAACCTGATGAATATGCAGGGACGGATAGTCAGGGGGTTACTACCTTGAGTAATTGTGCTATTAGGGGGGGGGAAACCAATGTGTTTTGGGGTACATCTAATTATGAAAATATAATTGATTTATCGGCATCGCCATGTAAGGATGAAACCAATGAAGATTTTTCATTAAATCCCGATTCCGAAGATGGTCAGAAGTGTATTAATGCAGGTTCGGATGGCTTCGTTAAAGGTATTTTGAGTTACGATTTTGAGAAAAAACCTCGTATTATAGGTGAGTCGGTTGACTTGGGGTATATCGAATATAAAGGAGCTGGCGAAACTCAATATTTTATGGTAACCAATGAGAGTGCTGATGAAATGGTTGAACAATCATTGCCTTGGTGCGTCAAAAATGCCGAAAATAATGATGTAATTGAATTTGCTAATAATGTTGATAAAATTACGCTGACATCGGAACTTACTTTGGGTGCTGGTTCATTAACAATTGATGGATTAAAATCTAATGGAGATACTATTGTATTGGATGGTAATACCGAGAGTAGAATTTTTAATGTTGATATAGCCAATGCTAGCATACTTAATGTAACCAATCTAATCCTTCAAAATGGGTATACAGATGAGTATGGAGGTGCAATTCTAGCTAATATAACAGATGGTTCTTTTGCGATTACTAATTCTACATTTAAGTTTAATAGATCTATAGCTGGTGGGGCTATTGATGCAGATGGTAATGTAACAATTACTAATTGCAGACTTTATGATAATGTGGCAGAAGGCTTTTATGGAGAAGGAGGTGCTGTTACTGCTTATGATGGAGTAGTTATTAATGATTGTGATATTATGAATAACTCAGCCATTAATGGTGGTGGAATTTATGCTGGAAATAATACTTCTTGGTCAAATTGTAGAATTTATAATAATAAAGCTTCCGAATCTGGAGGGGGTGTGTATGCATATTCAGAAAGTACCATTGACAATTGTATTATTACAAATAATGAAGCCAAAGAAAATGGAGGTGGTATCTTTTGTAATTCAAGTCCAATTATTTTACAATGTCAAATTGGCCAAAATGAAGCTTATAATGGTGGTGGAGTATATTATCAATTTGGTGGTAAGTTGGTTAATTGTAATATTGTTAATAATCATGCAAAGTCTAGAGCAGGTGGAGCTTTCTTCTTTAGTTCCGGAGATATGTATAATAGCATTGTTTGGGGTAATACTGCAGATGATAGTAAACCACAAATCTATGCCAGTGGTACATCAATGAATATAAATAATTGTGCTGTCGAGGATGGTTATACCGGTAATGGTGCTGGTTCTGGTGATGCTATTCCTAGAACATTGGTATCAACTCCATTTTTTAACGATGATGATCCATTGGATTTTAGATTGAATACAAATGAAGGTGGTGGTGCTGAATGTATCGATAAAGGTGATGATAGTGAAATAACATCAATTATTACCAGTGATATCAATGGTAATGATCGAATCAACAGAAAAGTTGATATTGGTGTTTATGAAGGTGCTTTTTCAAGTGTAGTTTTTACTACAGTTGGTGATGGTGATATTTCTGGTGATCTAGAACAAGTTGTTAAATATTTAGGAGATGCGTCTGAAGTGGAAGCAAGTGCTAATGATGGTAGTACTTTTAAAGGATGGTATAACGGTTCTGAATTATTTAGCTCTGAGGTTCTTTTAGCTCTGAAAAATATTACTACTAATATCAACTTAGTTGCTTATTTCGATTCAGAAACAGGTATTGGAGATTCAGAATCAGACCAAAGTATAAAGGTTTATTCAACTCAAGCAACTATTAATGTAGAAAGTAGTCTTGTTATTGACGAAGTAAAAGTATATTCTACGAGTGGTAATCTTGTAAAAGTTGTTACTCCGCATTCAACTAACTGTATGATTGAAATGTCTGAATTTACACAAGGAATCTATATAGTTTCAGTTAATAGTAATGCTCAAATAAACATTACTAAGGTTTATTTAAGACGATAA
- a CDS encoding type II CAAX endopeptidase family protein, with the protein MRNYPNVSQSFGIVGIAVGLSIGIAPLLLLTDRFLPQDIAMLLYYLLVMGGTYLIVRQIKMKKEGSVAFNWNVDNYLLIPLVIIATVCLLFGIIYPVLSLIPMPESVQEMFMNFGGDVSVFSFLLLVVAAPVLEELIFRGIMMEGLIKRYSPQKAILISSMLFGLVHLNPWQFIVAFLLGIFLGWIYYNTKSVLLCIIIHGTTNLLSFIARVLMDSGMDAESLTPDLYNIDAKYLLVILGSNALLYASIYLIRQLFSKSEDSEASYMDIISD; encoded by the coding sequence ATGAGAAATTACCCAAATGTATCACAGAGTTTCGGAATTGTAGGTATAGCAGTTGGACTAAGTATTGGAATAGCCCCACTGTTATTGTTAACCGATCGTTTTTTACCTCAGGATATTGCCATGCTGCTTTATTATTTGTTGGTAATGGGCGGTACCTACCTGATTGTGCGTCAAATAAAAATGAAAAAGGAAGGAAGCGTCGCCTTTAATTGGAATGTAGATAATTATTTATTGATTCCATTGGTGATAATTGCAACTGTATGTCTTTTGTTTGGAATTATTTATCCTGTTTTGAGTTTAATACCCATGCCCGAAAGTGTGCAAGAAATGTTTATGAATTTTGGGGGAGACGTAAGTGTATTTTCATTTTTGCTTTTGGTTGTAGCTGCTCCAGTATTAGAAGAACTAATTTTTAGAGGTATTATGATGGAAGGATTAATCAAGCGTTATTCTCCTCAAAAGGCAATACTTATTTCCAGTATGTTATTTGGACTGGTTCATTTGAATCCCTGGCAATTTATTGTTGCCTTTTTATTGGGTATTTTTCTGGGGTGGATTTATTACAATACCAAAAGTGTACTGTTATGTATAATCATTCATGGCACAACAAATTTACTATCTTTTATAGCAAGGGTTTTAATGGATAGCGGCATGGATGCCGAAAGTTTAACTCCCGATTTATATAATATAGATGCAAAATATCTATTGGTAATATTAGGGTCCAATGCTCTGTTGTATGCTTCAATTTACTTGATTCGTCAGCTGTTTAGTAAGTCGGAAGATTCCGAAGCATCGTATATGGATATTATTAGTGATTAG
- a CDS encoding TMEM43 family protein — MENQDTFTEETTQSWGSRIMESIKSVLFGIILFLGAFIVLWWNEGRAVKTAKGLKEGQSQVVTIDPNVVDKANDGKLVHLTGKILTDKILNDAEFDINVNALKLRRNIEMYQWVEETKKEKEKEIGGSEKTKTTYSYVKKWTSTLEKSASFKVPEGHMNPTSFPYSKYTITADQAKIGEYLLPESLLSDISNFKSYAVQKIDTAKFKNATILNEGSVELGSGVEISQKIFIGNGSLTSPEVGDVKVSFQIIEPGGDYSIISKQITNTFESFATQTGTSINVIKEGIHSSDAMFAAEHSKNTITTWILRLLGFLMMFGGLTMIFRPLVVIADVLPFLGNLLDVGLSLFSGLISFTLSFVTIAIAWIVYRPILGVALLVVGGGAFIYLFMRAKARKSE, encoded by the coding sequence ATGGAAAATCAAGACACATTTACAGAGGAAACAACTCAGAGTTGGGGTTCCAGAATTATGGAATCAATTAAATCAGTGTTATTTGGTATTATACTTTTCTTAGGAGCATTTATAGTATTATGGTGGAATGAGGGCAGGGCTGTTAAAACAGCTAAAGGACTTAAAGAAGGACAATCTCAGGTAGTTACAATTGATCCAAATGTAGTTGATAAAGCTAATGATGGAAAGCTTGTTCATTTGACAGGTAAGATATTAACAGATAAAATTTTGAATGATGCTGAGTTTGATATTAATGTAAATGCCCTTAAGCTGCGCAGAAATATTGAAATGTATCAATGGGTTGAAGAAACGAAAAAAGAAAAAGAAAAAGAGATAGGTGGAAGTGAAAAAACAAAAACAACTTATAGTTATGTAAAAAAGTGGACTTCTACACTCGAAAAATCAGCCAGCTTTAAGGTGCCTGAAGGTCATATGAATCCAACTAGTTTCCCTTATTCAAAGTATACGATTACAGCAGATCAAGCAAAAATAGGCGAATATCTGTTACCTGAATCTTTGTTGTCAGATATTAGTAATTTCAAATCCTATGCTGTTCAAAAAATAGATACCGCGAAATTTAAAAATGCAACTATTTTAAATGAAGGAAGTGTTGAGTTGGGCTCTGGTGTTGAAATTTCCCAAAAAATATTCATAGGTAATGGAAGTTTAACATCTCCAGAAGTAGGGGACGTAAAGGTTTCGTTTCAAATCATTGAACCAGGTGGAGATTATAGTATTATTTCAAAACAAATTACTAATACATTTGAATCATTTGCAACCCAAACTGGTACCAGTATCAATGTAATTAAAGAAGGTATTCACTCTTCTGACGCAATGTTTGCAGCCGAGCATAGTAAAAATACAATTACGACATGGATATTACGTCTGCTTGGATTTTTAATGATGTTTGGTGGCTTAACAATGATATTTCGTCCATTAGTTGTAATTGCTGATGTTCTGCCATTCTTAGGTAATTTATTAGATGTTGGCTTATCGTTGTTTTCCGGCTTAATTTCTTTTACGCTTTCTTTTGTAACCATTGCTATTGCATGGATTGTTTATAGGCCAATACTAGGTGTTGCGTTATTAGTTGTTGGTGGGGGTGCTTTTATTTACTTGTTTATGAGAGCTAAAGCAAGAAAGTCTGAATAA